In a genomic window of Prochlorococcus marinus str. GP2:
- a CDS encoding phycoerythrobilin:ferredoxin oxidoreductase, whose translation MLIQNTIFYRTDWRWHNFLKYLTNNLSKYNCLEKIIPSEYSYKDSTYGSKKSKKNVNLSTWGVTHKKRIKFARAVCINSPNYSVLNFLIIPNTIYNVPFFGVDFVSLPNSHLLVLDFQPSLKIQNQYNNGLLEKLIKLKNHCHSSLPLAEKMSADVARFFSPGVIWSKLPKEERSDFLIANQLYTAFKEYLDLYLEILFESKEASIELQKELINGQNNYLQFRRDNDPARPMLSSLFGKEFTESLIKEVLFTT comes from the coding sequence ATGTTAATACAAAATACTATTTTTTACAGGACAGATTGGAGATGGCATAATTTTCTAAAATATTTAACTAATAATTTAAGTAAATATAATTGTTTAGAAAAAATAATACCCTCGGAATATTCTTATAAAGATTCAACATATGGCTCAAAAAAATCAAAAAAAAATGTGAATCTCTCTACTTGGGGTGTAACGCATAAAAAAAGAATTAAATTCGCAAGAGCAGTGTGTATAAATAGTCCAAATTATTCTGTTTTAAATTTTTTAATTATTCCTAATACTATTTATAACGTCCCATTTTTTGGAGTAGATTTTGTTTCTCTTCCTAATAGTCATTTATTAGTATTAGATTTTCAGCCTTCATTAAAAATACAAAATCAATACAATAATGGGTTGTTAGAAAAACTTATAAAACTCAAAAATCATTGTCATTCATCTCTTCCATTAGCTGAGAAAATGTCTGCAGATGTAGCTAGATTTTTTTCTCCAGGAGTAATCTGGTCAAAATTACCAAAAGAAGAAAGAAGTGATTTTTTAATTGCTAATCAGCTTTATACCGCATTTAAGGAATATCTTGATTTGTATTTGGAAATTCTTTTCGAAAGCAAAGAAGCCAGTATTGAATTGCAAAAAGAATTAATAAATGGTCAAAATAATTATTTGCAATTTAGAAGAGATAACGATCCAGCTAGGCCAATGTTGTCGAGTTTGTTTGGTAAAGAATTTACTGAATCTTTAATTAAAGAAGTTTTATTTACTACTTAA
- a CDS encoding 15,16-dihydrobiliverdin:ferredoxin oxidoreductase translates to MFDSLVDFLKTNIDELNGHEVQISSEFKEHHNEDSKYIIKNWLFASPEYRKWRITRLDGGTKLQVFNTVAYPNFESEMPILGADILWFGTSQKLLAILDYQPLIQEGKYLEKYCSSLGSIKKKYPVFDNNKMKNIYDPKKYFSPWVIICRGNKLNLDRDLNNVFYSFVNNYLKIYNSNPVNQFLNAEEIKINQIKYDKYSFEKDPADKLFKSFFGEKWTKKFINKFLFTLNNEIIH, encoded by the coding sequence ATGTTTGATTCATTAGTTGATTTCCTTAAAACCAATATTGATGAATTAAATGGTCATGAAGTACAAATATCTAGCGAATTTAAAGAACATCATAATGAAGACTCAAAATATATTATTAAAAATTGGCTTTTTGCATCTCCAGAATATAGAAAGTGGAGAATAACAAGATTAGATGGTGGCACAAAACTGCAAGTGTTTAATACGGTCGCTTATCCAAATTTTGAAAGTGAAATGCCTATCTTAGGAGCTGATATTTTATGGTTTGGAACTTCTCAAAAGTTATTAGCAATACTCGATTATCAACCTTTAATTCAAGAAGGCAAGTATCTTGAAAAATATTGTTCAAGTTTAGGTAGTATTAAGAAAAAATATCCTGTATTTGATAATAATAAAATGAAGAATATATATGATCCAAAAAAGTATTTTTCCCCATGGGTAATTATATGTAGAGGAAATAAATTAAATCTTGATAGAGATTTAAATAATGTATTCTATTCATTTGTAAATAATTATTTGAAGATTTATAACTCGAATCCTGTTAATCAATTTTTAAATGCAGAGGAAATAAAGATTAATCAAATTAAATATGATAAGTACAGTTTTGAAAAAGACCCTGCAGATAAATTGTTTAAATCTTTTTTTGGAGAAAAATGGACAAAAAAATTTATCAATAAATTTCTTTTTACATTAAATAATGAGATTATCCATTGA
- a CDS encoding heme oxygenase (biliverdin-producing) has protein sequence MAVALAGQLREGTKKSHTMAENTGFVACFLKGVVEKKSYRKLISDLYFVYEAMEEEIERLVNEEHPVIKPIGFKSLFRKETLVNDLKFYFGDNWKNEINISYSAKEYVERIREVAKNSPELLVGHHYTRYIGDLSGGQILKKIAKKALNLQGNDGLNFYEFELIADEKKFKEEYSLTLNQLPINQETADQIIDEANQAFTYNMKMFKELEGNLIAVLGKIVFNYITKKVRKGSTET, from the coding sequence ATGGCAGTTGCTCTTGCAGGACAATTAAGAGAAGGGACAAAAAAATCCCATACTATGGCAGAAAATACTGGCTTTGTGGCTTGTTTTTTAAAAGGAGTTGTTGAAAAAAAATCTTATAGAAAATTAATTAGTGATTTATATTTTGTTTATGAAGCTATGGAAGAAGAAATTGAAAGACTGGTCAATGAGGAACATCCCGTAATAAAACCTATAGGTTTTAAATCTTTATTCAGGAAAGAGACTCTTGTAAATGATCTTAAATTTTATTTTGGAGATAACTGGAAGAATGAAATTAATATTTCTTACTCAGCAAAAGAATATGTTGAAAGAATCCGAGAAGTTGCAAAAAATTCACCAGAGCTATTGGTTGGTCATCACTATACTCGCTATATAGGAGATTTATCAGGGGGGCAAATTTTGAAAAAGATCGCTAAAAAAGCTTTAAATTTGCAGGGAAATGATGGTTTAAATTTTTATGAGTTTGAATTAATTGCTGATGAAAAGAAATTTAAGGAAGAATATTCTCTTACTTTGAATCAACTACCAATAAATCAAGAGACTGCTGATCAAATTATTGATGAAGCTAATCAAGCTTTTACTTACAATATGAAAATGTTTAAGGAGCTTGAAGGTAACTTGATTGCTGTTTTAGGCAAGATTGTATTTAATTATATTACAAAAAAAGTAAGGAAAGGAAGCACCGAGACCTAG
- a CDS encoding NADP-dependent isocitrate dehydrogenase: protein MPKFEKLTLPNEGEIITFNQGIPNVPNNPIVPFIRGDGTGVDIWPATQIVLDSAIKKSYGDERKINWFKVYAGDEACELYGTYNYLPQDTIEAIRHFGVAIKGPLTTPIGGGIRSLNVALRQIFDLYSCVRPCKYYSGTPSPHKNPQNLDVIVYRENTEDIYMGIEWEAEDNNCLELINHLNNVVIPNSKNLKNRSIPNGSGIGIKPVSKSGSQRHIRKAIEHAKRLSGDKRHVTLVHKGNIMKYTEGAFRDWGYELAVNEFREDCITERESWILDNIQKNPEITIENNARKIEPGFDKLTNNKKAFICEEIKEVIASISNSHGDGKWRDLILVDDRIADSIFQQIQTRPQEYSILATLNLNGDYVSDAAAAIVGGLGMAPGANIGDNAAIFEATHGTAPKHAGLNKINPGSVILSGVMMLEYFGWNEAANLITNGLSKAIEQKKVTYDLARLMEPKVEPLSCSSFAEEIISNF, encoded by the coding sequence ATGCCAAAATTTGAAAAATTAACTTTACCTAATGAAGGAGAGATAATAACTTTTAATCAAGGCATACCTAATGTTCCTAATAATCCAATTGTCCCATTTATCAGGGGTGATGGTACTGGGGTTGATATTTGGCCTGCTACTCAAATCGTTCTTGATTCAGCGATTAAAAAAAGCTATGGAGATGAAAGAAAAATTAATTGGTTTAAAGTCTATGCAGGAGATGAAGCCTGTGAACTTTATGGAACATATAATTATCTCCCTCAAGATACTATTGAGGCAATCAGACACTTCGGTGTGGCTATCAAAGGTCCTTTAACGACTCCCATCGGGGGAGGTATTCGATCTCTTAATGTTGCATTAAGACAAATCTTTGACTTATATAGCTGTGTTCGTCCATGCAAATATTATTCAGGCACTCCAAGTCCTCATAAAAATCCTCAAAATCTAGACGTTATTGTTTACAGAGAAAATACTGAGGATATCTACATGGGAATTGAATGGGAAGCCGAAGATAATAATTGTCTTGAATTAATTAATCACTTAAATAACGTTGTAATACCAAATAGTAAAAATTTAAAAAATAGATCCATACCAAACGGATCAGGAATTGGAATAAAACCAGTAAGTAAATCAGGTAGCCAAAGGCATATTAGAAAGGCTATTGAACATGCAAAAAGATTATCAGGAGATAAAAGGCATGTGACTCTTGTACATAAAGGGAATATTATGAAATATACTGAAGGTGCATTTAGAGATTGGGGATATGAATTAGCAGTAAATGAATTTAGAGAAGATTGCATTACAGAAAGAGAAAGCTGGATTTTAGATAATATTCAGAAAAATCCAGAAATTACAATTGAAAATAATGCTCGAAAAATCGAACCGGGTTTTGACAAGCTTACAAATAACAAAAAAGCATTTATTTGCGAAGAAATTAAAGAAGTTATTGCATCAATCTCAAATTCTCATGGAGATGGGAAATGGAGAGATCTAATTCTGGTTGATGATCGGATAGCTGACAGTATATTCCAACAAATTCAAACCCGACCTCAAGAATATTCAATTCTCGCAACATTAAACCTCAATGGGGACTATGTTTCTGATGCAGCTGCAGCAATTGTTGGTGGCCTAGGTATGGCTCCTGGTGCAAATATTGGAGATAATGCAGCAATTTTCGAAGCCACCCACGGTACTGCACCAAAACATGCAGGCTTAAATAAGATAAATCCAGGCTCAGTAATCCTTAGTGGTGTAATGATGCTTGAATATTTTGGTTGGAATGAGGCAGCTAACTTAATTACTAATGGTTTAAGTAAGGCAATAGAGCAAAAAAAAGTCACCTACGATCTAGCACGTTTAATGGAACCGAAAGTAGAACCATTATCTTGCAGCAGTTTTGCAGAAGAAATTATTTCAAATTTCTAA
- a CDS encoding four-carbon acid sugar kinase family protein: MKFVVIDDDPTGSQTVHDCLLLLKWDCSTLAKGFESKSNLFFILANTRSLSENDAKLTIEEICKNLKTVITSQAYEEEIIFISRGDSTLRGHNYLEPSALNSCLGPFDATFHIPAFIEGKRFTINGSHFVDKTPISQTIFATDKIFGYETSNVKNLLFQQSKSQINFEDIQNILLSDIEMLNDEENNIVFKTLKNLKNNKHVVVDVENYFQLKKFSLVIKKLIKQKKFLFRTAASFISSISEKKSVPKVETFFSNLRIRNKEKSSLPGLIIVGSYVELSTLQLNNLLEISNCNPIELDVFEFFKITSSETNHKQRNLFKNKFLKEIRFSFEKGKTPVLFTSRKFMSLDYSEQLNFYNSLSCFISELVADLKYEIGYLISKGGITTNTILSNGLNADYVYLEGQILTGISVVTYNLENGEKLPIVTHPGNIGTKDSLVNIWKVFENKINFYY, from the coding sequence ATGAAATTTGTCGTTATAGATGATGATCCCACAGGCTCTCAAACTGTTCACGATTGTTTATTACTGCTTAAGTGGGACTGCTCAACTTTAGCTAAAGGTTTTGAATCTAAATCTAATTTATTTTTTATCTTGGCTAATACAAGGTCACTTTCGGAAAATGATGCGAAATTAACAATAGAGGAAATTTGCAAAAATCTTAAGACTGTAATTACTTCTCAAGCCTATGAAGAAGAAATTATTTTTATAAGTAGAGGAGACTCTACTCTTCGAGGACATAACTATTTAGAGCCAAGTGCTCTAAATAGTTGCTTAGGTCCTTTTGATGCTACTTTTCATATTCCAGCTTTCATAGAAGGTAAAAGATTCACAATTAATGGATCTCATTTTGTTGATAAAACTCCTATTAGTCAAACAATTTTTGCAACAGATAAAATTTTTGGATATGAGACAAGTAATGTAAAGAATCTTTTATTTCAGCAGAGTAAATCGCAAATAAATTTTGAAGATATTCAAAATATTTTATTGTCAGATATCGAAATGCTAAATGATGAAGAAAATAATATTGTTTTTAAAACACTAAAGAACTTGAAGAATAATAAACATGTAGTTGTAGATGTAGAGAATTATTTTCAACTAAAAAAATTTTCTTTAGTAATTAAAAAATTAATTAAACAAAAAAAATTCCTTTTTCGAACTGCAGCAAGTTTTATAAGTTCAATTTCTGAGAAAAAAAGCGTCCCTAAGGTTGAGACATTTTTCTCAAATTTAAGAATTAGAAATAAAGAAAAGAGTTCTCTTCCAGGACTGATAATTGTTGGATCCTATGTGGAACTCTCAACACTACAATTAAATAATTTATTAGAGATAAGTAATTGCAATCCAATTGAACTAGATGTTTTTGAATTCTTTAAAATTACTTCATCAGAGACTAATCATAAGCAAAGAAATTTGTTTAAAAATAAATTTCTCAAAGAAATTAGATTTTCTTTTGAGAAAGGGAAAACTCCTGTATTGTTCACTTCAAGAAAATTTATGTCTTTAGATTATTCTGAACAATTAAATTTTTATAATTCACTTTCTTGTTTTATTTCTGAATTAGTCGCGGATTTGAAATATGAAATAGGATATTTGATTTCAAAAGGAGGAATAACAACAAATACGATTCTTAGTAATGGACTTAATGCAGATTATGTTTATCTTGAGGGACAGATTTTAACAGGCATTTCAGTGGTGACTTACAACCTGGAAAATGGCGAAAAACTTCCCATTGTTACTCATCCTGGAAACATTGGTACTAAAGATTCACTGGTTAATATTTGGAAAGTTTTTGAAAATAAAATTAATTTTTATTATTAG
- a CDS encoding galactose mutarotase yields the protein MKLELSNKDQGIFVFQLDKNNYIKFCPERGGLITNWVSDGNEILYFDEKRFMDKTKSIRGGIPTLFPICGNLNTSSSVFGNGYLQLPQHGFARDLQWQYSFSENEKFLCLFLNSSKKTKKYYPFDFELKIEVILKINCLEFEITIQNKTDIAMPINFGLHPYFNVSDFKNLEFVDNPLNCQDQERNTISNTLDELNKINLGVDLLMYTSGRSSFRDKFFKREVTLNHPYPFDLGVIWSDPPRRMICLEPWTSPRNSFVDGFRNIMIPSNDSKRLNASIQIKSLK from the coding sequence GTGAAACTTGAATTATCTAATAAGGACCAAGGAATTTTTGTCTTTCAATTAGATAAAAATAATTACATTAAATTTTGTCCTGAAAGAGGAGGCCTTATTACAAATTGGGTGTCGGATGGTAATGAAATACTTTATTTCGATGAAAAAAGATTCATGGACAAGACAAAAAGTATTAGGGGAGGCATTCCAACCCTGTTCCCAATTTGTGGAAATCTCAATACCTCTAGTTCAGTATTTGGAAACGGTTATTTGCAATTACCACAACATGGTTTCGCTAGGGATTTGCAATGGCAATACTCCTTTAGTGAAAATGAAAAATTTTTATGCTTATTCTTAAATTCATCAAAAAAAACCAAAAAATATTATCCTTTCGATTTCGAACTAAAAATAGAAGTCATCTTAAAAATTAACTGTTTAGAATTTGAAATTACAATCCAGAACAAAACAGACATTGCTATGCCTATAAACTTTGGTTTGCATCCTTATTTCAATGTTTCAGATTTCAAAAATTTAGAGTTTGTTGATAATCCACTTAATTGTCAGGATCAAGAAAGAAATACTATAAGTAATACTTTGGATGAATTAAACAAAATTAATTTAGGAGTTGATCTACTTATGTATACTTCGGGTAGAAGCTCTTTTCGAGATAAATTTTTTAAAAGAGAGGTAACTTTAAATCATCCATATCCTTTTGATTTAGGCGTTATTTGGAGTGATCCTCCAAGAAGAATGATATGTCTTGAACCTTGGACTAGTCCCCGAAATTCTTTTGTTGATGGATTTAGAAACATTATGATTCCTTCAAATGATAGTAAAAGGTTAAATGCCTCAATACAAATAAAATCTCTTAAGTAA
- a CDS encoding alpha/beta fold hydrolase encodes MEKSALIDSDVNYDWNFLNYPIHTISAKPEQKSKECAILLIHGFGASTDHWRFNIPILSSKYEVHAMDLLGFGKSPKPQDVEYSGSLWKDQVVAYVKEKIKKPTIVVGNSLGGYAALAAGAELNDLNAGVILLNAAGYFSEEKTIKKNMLQTSIETVAGIFLKNIVLQRLIFENMRNPKNIKKTLNQVYVDKKNVDDFLVESIRKPSLDFGAFNVFRSVFNPSGPQGLPLDKLFAKLNAPLLLLWGGKDPWMNTPKKRNLYKKFTPKNTKEIILDAGHCPHDEIPELVNQHILEWVDSL; translated from the coding sequence ATGGAAAAATCAGCTCTGATAGATAGTGATGTAAATTATGACTGGAATTTTTTAAATTACCCAATACATACTATTTCTGCTAAGCCTGAGCAAAAATCAAAAGAATGTGCAATTTTATTAATTCATGGTTTCGGGGCCTCTACGGATCATTGGAGATTCAATATCCCTATTTTGAGTAGCAAATATGAAGTTCATGCGATGGATCTTCTCGGTTTTGGAAAAAGTCCTAAGCCCCAAGATGTTGAATACTCAGGATCTTTATGGAAGGATCAGGTTGTTGCTTATGTAAAAGAGAAAATAAAAAAACCCACAATTGTTGTTGGAAATTCATTAGGTGGTTATGCAGCATTAGCAGCTGGTGCAGAATTAAATGATCTAAATGCAGGAGTGATATTACTTAATGCTGCAGGTTATTTTAGTGAAGAAAAAACTATCAAAAAGAATATGTTGCAAACTTCAATTGAAACAGTTGCCGGCATATTTTTGAAAAATATTGTTCTTCAACGTTTGATTTTTGAGAATATGAGAAATCCAAAAAATATAAAAAAAACTTTGAATCAAGTTTATGTTGATAAAAAAAATGTTGATGATTTTTTAGTTGAGTCAATAAGGAAGCCTTCATTAGATTTCGGAGCTTTTAATGTTTTTAGAAGTGTATTTAACCCATCAGGTCCTCAGGGATTGCCGTTGGATAAGCTATTCGCAAAACTAAATGCACCATTATTACTTCTTTGGGGAGGGAAAGATCCATGGATGAACACTCCAAAAAAAAGAAATCTATATAAAAAATTTACACCAAAGAATACAAAAGAAATAATTCTTGATGCAGGACATTGCCCTCATGATGAGATACCTGAATTAGTTAATCAGCATATTTTGGAATGGGTTGATTCTCTTTAA
- a CDS encoding cation:proton antiporter, with protein MYSLIAELSAHDLEVAETLIGVIRFLLIFLAARALAEVLVRLSLPTIVGELLAGVVIGASGFHLLIPPSAGTELNEGLVNVISSLASIPPEAVPDVYFESFPSLQAVATLGLYALLFLTGLESELEELVAVGAQAFTVAMAGVILPFAFGTLGLMFIFQVDLIPAVFAGASMTATSIGITASVFGELGYLKTREGQIVIGAAVLDDILGIVILAVVVALAAGGSLEIAPIVKLVAAAVVFVIAAIALSRTAAPGFDWLLDRLKAPGAVVVASFVILVLCCFVATAIGLEAALGAFAAGLILSSSKNNHAIQQSVLPLVSLFATIFFVLVGAGMDLSVINPLDPTSRSALVVAGFLLVVAIIGKIAAGWVFSSDKPTNRLVVGLGMMPRGEVGLIFLGLGTSAKLLTPSLEAAILLMVIGTTFLAPVLLRIVLKDKPPNDGNKISDDVAADPVGLL; from the coding sequence ATGTACTCTTTAATTGCTGAATTAAGTGCACATGATTTGGAAGTTGCTGAAACGTTAATAGGAGTTATAAGATTTTTATTGATCTTTTTAGCAGCAAGAGCATTAGCAGAAGTATTGGTAAGACTAAGTTTACCAACGATTGTAGGTGAGCTTCTTGCAGGGGTTGTAATAGGAGCATCAGGATTCCATTTATTGATACCGCCTTCGGCTGGCACTGAACTAAATGAGGGACTCGTAAATGTTATTAGTTCATTAGCTTCAATACCTCCGGAAGCAGTACCTGATGTTTATTTCGAAAGCTTTCCCTCACTCCAAGCAGTAGCAACCCTTGGTTTATATGCACTTTTATTTTTAACAGGATTAGAAAGTGAGTTAGAGGAACTGGTAGCGGTCGGTGCACAGGCTTTTACTGTTGCTATGGCTGGGGTAATTTTACCGTTTGCTTTTGGAACTCTTGGATTAATGTTTATTTTCCAAGTAGATTTAATTCCAGCAGTTTTTGCTGGAGCATCTATGACAGCAACAAGTATAGGAATTACTGCAAGTGTTTTCGGTGAATTAGGATATTTGAAAACTAGAGAAGGACAGATTGTTATTGGTGCAGCAGTCTTAGATGATATTTTAGGAATTGTTATTCTGGCAGTTGTTGTGGCGCTTGCTGCAGGAGGTTCTTTAGAAATTGCTCCTATTGTTAAATTAGTTGCGGCAGCGGTGGTATTTGTTATTGCTGCTATCGCGCTAAGTCGAACAGCAGCACCAGGATTTGATTGGTTGTTAGATAGATTGAAAGCTCCTGGTGCTGTGGTCGTGGCATCTTTTGTGATACTTGTACTGTGTTGTTTTGTTGCAACAGCAATTGGATTGGAAGCAGCTTTGGGTGCTTTTGCAGCTGGTTTAATTCTTAGTAGTTCTAAAAATAATCACGCAATTCAACAATCTGTTTTACCCCTTGTATCCTTATTTGCAACAATTTTCTTCGTCTTAGTGGGAGCTGGAATGGATTTATCAGTTATCAATCCACTTGATCCAACAAGTAGGTCAGCTTTGGTAGTCGCAGGATTTTTATTAGTTGTAGCAATTATTGGAAAAATTGCGGCAGGATGGGTATTTTCAAGTGATAAACCTACAAATAGATTAGTTGTAGGCTTGGGTATGATGCCTAGAGGAGAGGTTGGTTTAATTTTTCTTGGACTAGGAACAAGCGCTAAGTTGTTAACTCCTTCTCTTGAAGCAGCTATTTTATTAATGGTTATAGGAACTACATTTCTTGCACCTGTTCTCTTGAGAATTGTTCTAAAAGATAAGCCACCAAATGATGGCAATAAAATTTCAGATGATGTTGCAGCTGATCCTGTAGGTCTTCTTTAA